The DNA window TGTGCATGGGTGCCAGTATTACGATAGGCTCCGGTCTCCAACTGGTGGTGAAAGACAGCAAGGTGGTTGCTTTTCTGGGGGATTCTACCTTTTTCCATACCGGTTTGCCGGGTTTGATAAACGCTGTGCACAACCGGGCTAACTTAACGGTGGTGGTATTAGATAACCGGACTACCGCCATGACCGGCCACCAGAGCCACCCTGGCCTTAACCGGAATGTCAGCGGCGAAAACGTACAGCCGCTGGATATTGCAAAACTGGCAGCAGCCTGCGGGGTACCGCTGATTAAGGTGGCAGATCCCTTTGCTTACCGGGAGGCACTGGCGGCAGCCAAGGAGGCGCTGGCTTTCAACGGTGTTTCCCTGGTTGTTATGAGGCGGGAATGTGTGGCGGTGGCAAAGGAACGCAAAGCACCCAGGAAAATTGATCCGGCAAAGTGTCTTAATTGCCGGCTGTGTATTGAAGAATTGGGTTGTCCGGCCATTGCCGGCGGGGAACAGGCACCGGTCATCAGCGCCGCCTGTACAGGTTGTGATTTGTGCCGGCAAATTTGCCCCAGCGAAGCCATTACAGAGGGGAGTGACGTAGAATGAGGCTGGATATCTTGATTGCCGGTGTGGGTGGACAGGGAAACGTGCTGGCTTCCCGTATCTTAGCCCGGGCAGCAATGGAGGCCGGGCTGCCTGTACGGACTTCCGAGGTTATCGGCATGGCGCAAAGGGAAGGCGTAGTCATGAGCCAGGTACGCATGGGGCAGGGAGATTACAGTGCCTTAATCCCCACCGGTCAGGCGGACGTATTGCTGGGGTTGGAACTGGCGGAAACTGTACGGGCGATTAATAAGGTAAAAAAAGGAGCGGTAGTGCTGGCCAACACCGCCACCATTCAGCCGGTATCAGTTTCCCTGGGCCTGGCCACCTATGATACCAGGCAGTTAACTGCTTTTCTCCAAGAAAGAACAGCCACTCTACATTTATTTGATGCTACGGCCTTAGCCAGCCAGGCAGGCACCTTTAAAGCAACCAACATGGTCTTGCTGGGAGCGCTGTCTGCCCTGGACTTGCTGCCCTTCAGTGCGGATCACTTGCAGTCCGTGGTAGAAAAAATGATGCCGCCGCGGTTGTTGCCTATAAATCAAAGAGCCTTTGCCTTGGGTCGGCAAGCAATAGGAGGTGCTTAAGTTGTCAATGCTGTTGCAGCAGAGGGAATGCCAATTTGATTACCGGCAACTTTTTGCCCGGCAAGAAAAACAGCTTGCCCGGTTAATCCAGCGTGTTTATGAAAAATCACCCTTTTACCGGCGCAAGCTGGATGAAGCAGGCATTAAGCCTGAACAAATACAAACAATACAAGATTTTGCCCGGGTACCCTTTACCACCAAATCAGAACTGCGGGCGGGCTATCCCCTGGGGTTGCAGGCAGTGCCGGATGAAGAGGTGGTTCGCATACATTCTTCCTCCGGCACCACCGGCAAACCTATCATTGTACCTTACACAGCCGGTGATGTTAACATTTGGGCAGATATGATGGCCCGTTGTCTGGCTGCGGCGGGAGTAACCCGTCGGGATCGGGTACAGGTCACACCGGGCTACGGCTTGTGGACCGCCGGTATTGGTTTTCAGGCAGGTGTCGAGCGTTTGGGGGCCATGGCCATACCAACCGGCCCAGGTAACACAGATAAGCAACTGGAAATGATGGAAGATTTGCAAACCACCGTACTTATCGGCACCTCTTCTTACGGGCTGCTGCTGGCGGAAGAAATTCATCGGCGGGGTATTAAAGAGCGGCTGGCTCTGCGCAAGGGGATTTTTGGCAGTGAGCGCTGGGGTGACCAAATGCGGCAGCGTATTGAAGAATTATTAAACATTGAAACCTACGACATTTACGGTCTTACCGAAATCTACGGCCCCGGTATTGCTATTGATTGTTCGCGGCATAACGGCCTGCATTTTTGGGCTGATCACCTGTTATTCGAAATAATTGAACCGACCACCGGTGAACAACTGCCTCCCGGCCGGCAGGGAGAACTGGTGATCACTACCTTAACCAAGGAAGGCATGCCTTTACTGCGCTATCGCACCCACGATATTACCCGGCTGCGCTTGGAAAGTTGCGATTGCGGATCCCCCTTTCCCATGATTGACCGGGTGCTGGGCAGAACGGATGACATGGTTAAAATAAAAGGAGTAAATATTTACCCGGGGCAAATTGATCATGTACTGAAATTATCACCGGGTGCCGGCAGTGAATACCAGATGATTCTTACCAGGTCGGCAGGTAAAGACCATTTGCTAATTAAAGTTGAGGTGCGGGACGGTTTTGACCATCTGCAAGTGAGCGAAGAATGCCGCAGAAATATTAAATCTCGCATTGGTATCCAATGCGAAGTGGCACCGGTGGCCTACGGCAGTTTGCCCAGGTCAGAAAAGAAAAGCAAACGTGTTTTCGATTTAAGAGAAACTGTTTAATAACCGCACTTACCCGTCTTGTATGAACCCGTTCTGAAACGGGTATTTCTTTTGGTGAGACAGTTGTTTGCCCTTAACCGGGAAGGGAAATAACAGCTGTTGGAGAATTATTGTTTATGGTCATGGTGTGATTTTAGTATCAGGAAGATGGGAGTGTCAACGTTGCTCAGCTTGTTTAAAGGGTTGCCGCAGGAGATACTGGTGGTTGTTATTGCTGCTTTGCCGATTGTGGAGCTGCGCGGCGCCATTCCTTACGCCATGACGGTGCTTCACATGAGCTCCTGGCAAGCACTGTTTTGGTCAATCCTGGGCAATGCTCTTCCGGCGCTGGTGATTTTGTATTTGCTTGGCCCGTTGCAGCGATTATTGCAACGGCGGTTGCCGGCCAGCCGGAAATGGTTTAACTGGCTGTACAGCCGCTCTCATCAAAGGGGGCAGCTTATTTCACGCTATGGAGCCCTGGGTTTGTTTCTGTTTGTAGCTGTTCCTGCCCCGGGAACAGGTGCCTGGACGGGCTGTATAGTGGCTTTTTTGCTGGGTTTGTGCCCCCGGCAGGCGCTGCTGGCGGTGCTGGGCGGCATTGTGCTGGCCGGGGTTGTTGTTACACTGGCTGTATCCGGAACTTTGACGGTCTTTCGAAATCTTA is part of the Desulforamulus hydrothermalis Lam5 = DSM 18033 genome and encodes:
- a CDS encoding indolepyruvate oxidoreductase subunit beta, which gives rise to MRLDILIAGVGGQGNVLASRILARAAMEAGLPVRTSEVIGMAQREGVVMSQVRMGQGDYSALIPTGQADVLLGLELAETVRAINKVKKGAVVLANTATIQPVSVSLGLATYDTRQLTAFLQERTATLHLFDATALASQAGTFKATNMVLLGALSALDLLPFSADHLQSVVEKMMPPRLLPINQRAFALGRQAIGGA
- a CDS encoding phenylacetate--CoA ligase family protein translates to MLLQQRECQFDYRQLFARQEKQLARLIQRVYEKSPFYRRKLDEAGIKPEQIQTIQDFARVPFTTKSELRAGYPLGLQAVPDEEVVRIHSSSGTTGKPIIVPYTAGDVNIWADMMARCLAAAGVTRRDRVQVTPGYGLWTAGIGFQAGVERLGAMAIPTGPGNTDKQLEMMEDLQTTVLIGTSSYGLLLAEEIHRRGIKERLALRKGIFGSERWGDQMRQRIEELLNIETYDIYGLTEIYGPGIAIDCSRHNGLHFWADHLLFEIIEPTTGEQLPPGRQGELVITTLTKEGMPLLRYRTHDITRLRLESCDCGSPFPMIDRVLGRTDDMVKIKGVNIYPGQIDHVLKLSPGAGSEYQMILTRSAGKDHLLIKVEVRDGFDHLQVSEECRRNIKSRIGIQCEVAPVAYGSLPRSEKKSKRVFDLRETV
- a CDS encoding COG2426 family protein, yielding MLSLFKGLPQEILVVVIAALPIVELRGAIPYAMTVLHMSSWQALFWSILGNALPALVILYLLGPLQRLLQRRLPASRKWFNWLYSRSHQRGQLISRYGALGLFLFVAVPAPGTGAWTGCIVAFLLGLCPRQALLAVLGGIVLAGVVVTLAVSGTLTVFRNLI